A single genomic interval of Centropristis striata isolate RG_2023a ecotype Rhode Island chromosome 8, C.striata_1.0, whole genome shotgun sequence harbors:
- the LOC131977033 gene encoding mitochondrial folate transporter/carrier-like — protein MSSPPNHGDVNVTDKVSSKPVSAVSIVGHVQQVFNHVKIENLAAGLSGGVVSTLVLHPLDLVKIRFAVSDGLELRPKYSGILHCMKSVWQQEGLRGLYQGVTPNIWGAGASWGLYFFFYNAIKGYTKEGRQTELSATEHLVSAAEAGILTLTLTNPIWVTKTRLVLQYNTDPTSKQYKGMVDALVKIYRHEGMPGLYKGYVPGLFGTSHGALQFMAYEELKRDYNKYKKVPSDTKLSALEYITMAALSKIFAVVTTYPYQVVRARLQDQHNRYNGVIDVVRRTWRNEGAIGFYKGIIPNVIRVTPACCITFVVYENVSRYLLGKN, from the exons ATGAGTTCACCTCCGAATCACGGTGACGTTAACGTCACGGACAAAGTGTCCAGCAAGCCCGTTTCTGCTGTCTCAATAGTCGGACATGTCCAGCAGGTCTTCAACCATGTAAAGATAGAGAACTTGGCCGCGGGACTGAGTGGAGGAGTGGTGTCAACACTGGTGCTTCACCCTCTGGATCTGGTTAAAATCAGGTTTGCAG TAAGCGATGGATTGGAATTAAGGCCTAAGTACAGTGGCATACTACACTGTATGAAGAGTGTTTGGCAGCAGGAAGGACTCAGAGGACTCTACCAAGGAGTGACACCTAATATTTGGGGTGCTGGAGCATCTTGGGGTCTCTACTTCTTTTT CTACAATGCAATCAAAGGATACACAAAAGAGGGCCGTCAGACAGAACTGAGTGCCACAGAGCACCTGGTGTCTGCAGCTGAAGCAG GCATCCTGACGCTCACCCTAACCAACCCAATCTGGGTGACCAAGACCAGGCTAGTGCTCCAGTACAATACTGACCCGACTAGTAAACAATACAAGGGGATGGTCGATGCTCTGGTCAAGATCTACCGCCATGAAGGAATGCCAGGATTATACAAG GGTTATGTTCCTGGTCTGTTTGGCACATCTCATGGAGCGCTGCAGTTCATGGCCTATGAAGAGCTCAAGAGAGACTACAACAAGTACAAGAAAGTGCCATCCGATACAAAGCTG AGTGCATTGGAATATATCACAATGGCAGCATTATCCAAAATATTTGCTGTGGTCACAACATACCCATATCAGGTGGTACGAGCTCGCCTGCAAGACCAGCATAATAGATACAATGGAGTTATTGATGTCGTCAGACGGACTTGGAG GAACGAAGGCGCCATCGGTTTCTACAAAGGCATCATCCCCAATGTGATTAGAGTCACTCCTGCCTGCTGCATCACCTTTGTAGTTTATGAGAATGTGTCTCGCTACCTTCtgggaaaaaattaa